In the genome of Mytilus edulis chromosome 3, xbMytEdul2.2, whole genome shotgun sequence, one region contains:
- the LOC139516174 gene encoding isonocardicin synthase-like yields the protein MSYQIVSPLTEAITSYNGIFKGMYDDNLREQFIRIRQDLAEAQFTEANILIENALSEAQEHPTDYSTLELIKSELDRYIAFRITNPDKTVRDVNWNEVNTRQLEKLSEKHWALPQSIFFLTFKIGPHNYRLIGRKLLSDLWIKNKIPEIHCSLITASMLLGMFSDQRITEKFVNLYYHPLTNEEKLKIIMDITDNKTLNVELVYPFSLLNEKTRTELFSPSEGWVVDNAFDEMLGCGEEKIREYTVKFLKTLDSQKLVLFDPACSTGIFLSTLKKAFPESFTIGQDLSKQMIEFARNRVDEVHWGNAMEPKISAGSADVVFVRFLNSEVVTSTEAEHLLECLVPTVKKGGHMVIFGHTPVLLSAANFSLIGDFDIQQCIGITDDKSGIFQYYTLQKQ from the coding sequence ATGTCGTACCAAATTGTTTCTCCGTTAACAGAAGCAATTACAAGCTACAATGGTATATTCAAAGGGATGTACGATGATAATCTGAGAGAGCAGTTCATACGTATACGGCAAGATCTTGCGGAAGCCCAGTTTACTGAGGCAAATATTCTCATAGAAAATGCCTTATCTGAAGCTCAAGAACATCCTACAGACTACAGTACACTGGAGCTTATAAAGTCTGAACTAGACCGCTACATCGCCTTTCGAATTACAAACCCTGACAAAACTGTCAGGGATGTGAACTGGAATGAAGTGAACACCAGACAATTGGAGAAACTTTCTGAGAAACATTGGGCTCTGCCACAAAGTATATTCTTCTTAACATTTAAGATTGGTCCTCACAATTATAGATTGATAGGACGAAAATTGCTTTCAGACTTgtggataaaaaataaaattccagaAATTCACTGTAGTTTGATAACGGCCAGTATGCTGCTTGGTATGTTTTCTGACCAAAGAATTACTGAAAAATTTGTCAATTTGTACTACCATCCATTGACAAATGAGGAAAAACTAAAGATAATTATGGATATTACAGATAATAAAACACTTAATGTCGAGTTAGTTTATCCGTTTTCTCTTCTAAATGAAAAAACCAGGACAGAATTGTTTTCACCTTCTGAAGGCTGGGTTGTTGATAATGCGTTTGATGAAATGCTTGGCTGTGGTGAAGAAAAGATACGAGAATATACCGTAAAATTTCTGAAAACACTTGATTCACAAAAGTTGGTTTTATTTGACCCAGCTTGTTCTACTGGAATTTTCCTGTCAACTCTCAAAAAGGCTTTTCCAGAAAGCTTTACAATCGGACAAGATCTGAGCAAGCAAATGATAGAATTTGCTAGAAATCGAGTGGATGAAGTACATTGGGGCAACGCCATGGAACCAAAAATATCGGCAGGCTCTGCGGATGTTGTCTTCGTTCGTTTTCTAAATTCAGAAGTAGTGACGTCGACAGAAGCAGAACATCTTCTTGAATGTCTTGTACCGACAGTGAAAAAAGGTGGACACATGGTCATATTTGGACATACACCAGTGCTGCTATCGGCTGCTAACTTTTCTTTAATCGGTGACTTTGATATTCAACAATGCATTGGTATAACAGACGATAAAAGTGGAATTTTCCAATATTATACTCTTCAAAAGCAGTGA